The Methanomicrobia archaeon genome includes a window with the following:
- a CDS encoding homocitrate synthase → MGKNTIYIVDVTNRDGVQTSRLGLAKLEKTMLNLYLDEMGIFQSEFGFPATRHETNYLNANLDLVEIGALKRIWLSGWLRAVKEDVEEAFRLVPKLKHLNLSISTSKQMIKGKFKGKYRWTEILAMTGEAVDTAKQHGAETIGVNAEDASRTELNGLIEFAEVAKQHGADRIRYCDTIGYDDPLTIYDRTKALAEAIKIPIELHCHNDLGMAVACSVAGAKGAIDAGVDAYITTTVNGMGERAGNADLVSTILAVRKSSGFEKNYHLDEHIDLCRAWKLCNYASLAFHVPIPVNQPAVGENAFAHESGIHADGALKDSRNYELYDYTEVGRGHIEMLETGRLITTGEYSGIKGFMNVAGKYELKFKDDDEAREILELVRYANVHTQKPVTEDEIKFIARYPRHAKMIMSVQP, encoded by the coding sequence ATGGGTAAGAATACGATATACATAGTCGATGTTACGAACAGGGATGGTGTGCAGACCTCGAGATTGGGCTTGGCGAAGTTAGAGAAGACCATGCTGAACCTGTATCTAGATGAGATGGGGATTTTCCAGAGCGAGTTTGGGTTTCCCGCCACGCGACATGAGACGAATTATTTGAATGCAAATCTCGATCTGGTGGAGATAGGCGCTCTGAAGCGCATTTGGCTTAGCGGGTGGTTACGGGCAGTAAAGGAGGATGTCGAGGAAGCATTCCGGCTCGTGCCCAAGCTGAAGCACCTGAATTTGAGTATTTCTACATCGAAACAGATGATCAAAGGCAAATTCAAGGGCAAGTACCGCTGGACGGAGATATTAGCGATGACGGGCGAGGCAGTCGACACGGCGAAGCAGCACGGCGCGGAGACGATCGGCGTCAACGCTGAGGACGCCTCGCGGACAGAACTCAACGGGTTGATTGAGTTTGCGGAAGTCGCGAAGCAGCACGGCGCGGACAGGATACGATACTGCGACACGATCGGCTATGACGATCCGTTAACCATATATGATCGAACAAAAGCGCTTGCAGAGGCAATAAAGATCCCGATCGAATTGCACTGTCATAACGACCTGGGCATGGCGGTCGCATGCTCAGTTGCGGGGGCAAAAGGCGCAATAGATGCAGGAGTCGATGCGTACATCACCACGACTGTGAATGGAATGGGTGAGCGCGCCGGTAATGCGGATCTGGTCTCCACGATCCTCGCGGTGCGGAAGTCCAGCGGGTTCGAGAAGAACTACCACCTGGATGAGCATATCGACTTGTGCCGCGCGTGGAAGTTGTGTAACTACGCTTCTCTGGCATTTCACGTTCCAATTCCGGTGAATCAGCCTGCGGTCGGCGAAAACGCATTCGCACACGAATCAGGTATACACGCGGACGGCGCACTGAAAGACAGCAGGAACTACGAGTTGTACGACTATACGGAGGTCGGCAGAGGGCATATCGAGATGCTTGAAACCGGCAGGCTGATAACGACGGGCGAATACTCGGGAATAAAGGGCTTCATGAACGTAGCGGGGAAATACGAGCTGAAATTCAAGGATGACGACGAGGCACGTGAGATATTAGAGCTTGTCCGATATGCGAACGTGCACACGCAGAAGCCCGTAACGGAAGACGAGATTAAGTTCATCGCGCGCTATCCGCGCCATGCGAAGATGATTATGTCGGTGCAGCCGTAA